The following proteins are co-located in the Streptomyces sp. DT2A-34 genome:
- a CDS encoding helix-turn-helix transcriptional regulator, whose amino-acid sequence MVTPPSPTAPADEPLRALEAASDLLKALASPVRLGIVRELSEGGKYVHELVATLEVSQPLVSQHLRVLRNSRIVTTRRQAREIRYHLTDEHIAHIVLDAIRHAQE is encoded by the coding sequence ATGGTGACACCTCCCTCCCCGACAGCCCCGGCGGACGAACCTCTACGCGCCCTGGAAGCCGCCAGTGACCTGCTGAAGGCACTGGCCTCCCCGGTCCGCCTCGGTATCGTGCGCGAGCTGTCCGAGGGCGGAAAGTACGTCCACGAACTGGTCGCCACCCTCGAGGTGAGCCAGCCGCTGGTCTCGCAGCACCTGCGGGTCCTGCGCAACTCCCGCATCGTGACGACCCGCCGCCAGGCCCGCGAGATCCGGTACCACCTCACCGACGAACACATCGCCCACATCGTGCTGGACGCCATCCGGCACGCACAGGAGTAG
- a CDS encoding class I SAM-dependent methyltransferase, with protein MTERDVRLGTIQETLLIPLYGRAVENRKKEAVLRDPIAEELVAAIDYDFARFDDLPMLLGTVLRTSLFDRWVADFLAEHPTGTVVEIGTGLNTRYERTDNGQARWFDLDLPDVIELRRTFLTDMPRRTMIAASVTDEAWADTVAAHSGGPYLFAAEAVLPYLQETDVREVIGLLADRFPGSLLALDTSGPGHFDTQDQHDALGKVSARMQWACADPAQLTEWRPGVEVLASHTFSSLPAPMYDGLPAPVQDMLSSLAAQRLPRVEDYRLNLVRLP; from the coding sequence ATGACCGAGCGCGACGTACGCCTGGGCACGATCCAGGAAACCCTGCTCATCCCGCTGTACGGCCGGGCGGTGGAAAACCGCAAGAAGGAAGCGGTCCTGCGCGACCCCATCGCCGAGGAACTCGTCGCAGCGATCGACTACGACTTCGCCCGCTTCGACGACCTCCCGATGCTGCTCGGCACGGTCCTGCGCACCAGCCTGTTCGACCGCTGGGTGGCCGACTTCCTCGCCGAGCATCCCACCGGAACCGTGGTGGAGATCGGCACCGGCCTCAACACCCGCTACGAACGCACCGACAACGGCCAGGCCCGCTGGTTCGACCTCGACCTGCCCGACGTGATCGAGCTGCGCCGCACTTTCCTCACCGATATGCCACGCCGCACGATGATCGCCGCGTCGGTGACGGACGAGGCGTGGGCGGACACCGTCGCCGCGCACTCCGGCGGCCCATACCTTTTCGCCGCCGAAGCCGTCCTGCCCTACCTCCAGGAGACGGACGTGCGCGAGGTCATCGGCCTGCTCGCCGACCGCTTCCCCGGTTCACTGCTGGCCCTCGACACCTCCGGCCCCGGCCACTTCGACACCCAGGACCAGCACGACGCACTGGGCAAGGTCAGCGCCCGGATGCAGTGGGCCTGCGCCGATCCGGCACAGCTCACCGAGTGGCGCCCGGGGGTTGAAGTACTGGCCTCCCACACGTTCAGCAGCCTCCCCGCCCCGATGTACGACGGACTCCCGGCCCCTGTCCAGGACATGCTCAGCAGCCTCGCCGCCCAGCGGCTGCCCCGGGTCGAGGACTACCGGCTGAACCTCGTCCGGCTGCCCTGA
- a CDS encoding CopG family transcriptional regulator: MSEPTGKYSITMPRDIAEAAKARSGPSGLSAYVAAAVARQIERDNLNELIAVAEAEHGPVTDEEIQTLRDQLHQARREQTQGGADAA, from the coding sequence ATGAGTGAGCCTACCGGCAAGTACTCGATCACCATGCCGCGCGACATCGCCGAAGCCGCCAAGGCCCGCAGCGGCCCCTCCGGCCTGTCCGCCTATGTCGCCGCCGCCGTCGCCCGCCAGATCGAGCGCGACAACCTCAACGAGCTCATCGCCGTCGCCGAAGCCGAACACGGGCCCGTCACGGACGAGGAGATCCAGACCCTGCGCGACCAGCTCCACCAGGCTCGCCGGGAGCAGACACAGGGCGGGGCCGACGCAGCGTGA
- a CDS encoding PIN domain-containing protein: MTRSPAVPGGTLVLDSEGLAKAVLRDRTVTGWLALARADDLRVITSAATLVEVVHPRINRPALEWTLSRLVVEPVTEPIARHAAALLADAGLHGHKYAIDAMLSATALATPGPVTILTSDPEDLTALCGRRVTVIKV, encoded by the coding sequence GTGACCCGCTCCCCCGCCGTCCCCGGCGGCACGCTCGTCCTGGACAGTGAGGGGCTGGCAAAGGCAGTGCTGCGCGACCGCACCGTCACCGGATGGCTCGCCCTGGCCCGCGCCGACGACCTGCGCGTGATCACCTCCGCGGCCACCCTGGTCGAAGTGGTCCACCCTCGGATCAACCGCCCGGCCCTGGAGTGGACGCTGTCCCGCCTGGTCGTAGAACCGGTCACCGAGCCGATCGCGCGTCACGCCGCCGCGCTCCTTGCCGACGCCGGCCTGCACGGCCACAAGTACGCCATCGACGCCATGCTCAGCGCCACCGCCCTCGCCACCCCCGGCCCCGTCACGATCCTCACCTCGGACCCCGAGGACCTGACCGCGCTGTGCGGCAGACGGGTCACCGTGATCAAGGTCTGA
- a CDS encoding SWIM zinc finger domain-containing protein, translated as MRGLTEANLKTLAGARSFERARGYLDAVSGVDVGDGWVTASVHGTERYEVELTLDGPGGLSGECDCPYGLEGNFCKHLVALGLTVLAQRESLPRQRKAAQERAQDLDGWLSALSRDELLALLREQIDDDRRLRRHLELRAASARGDLAAVRSRLRDLLDIGPFAQYGYVEYADARAYADQAGQAVSAIGALTGSGRAADAITLAREAMRLLAEAVESVDDSDGRLGQIGAGLADAHLDACRAARPDPEELARWLVGHALGDIDDGLTDLDPLDYDDVLGEEGMTVLRKLAAEAWRRNRRGWAEKHLMERLAKAGGNVDAVIAVHAADLAPNGHTHLVIARELDAARRSDDALDWAERGIRDARDLSTVDTALVDYLCDRYAQAGRIADAVVVRRDHFGARRSLLAYQQLRAAARAADSWPAEREGALALLRAAAERPQQSWYGGPVLVDALLDDKDVDAAWQAATATGAHDRQWLTLADQARATRPADALSVYLRLAEPLTKETGNTVYEQLVGLLLGIRDCHRRLGTEDEFARYVTALRTAQKRKRNLMRLMDEHGL; from the coding sequence ATGCGCGGCCTCACTGAGGCGAACCTCAAGACGCTGGCCGGTGCCCGTTCCTTCGAACGCGCCCGCGGGTATCTCGACGCGGTGTCCGGGGTCGACGTCGGCGATGGTTGGGTCACCGCAAGCGTCCACGGCACGGAACGGTACGAGGTGGAGCTGACCCTGGACGGGCCCGGCGGACTGTCCGGCGAGTGCGACTGCCCGTACGGCCTGGAGGGCAACTTCTGCAAGCACCTGGTCGCCCTCGGCCTGACCGTGCTTGCCCAGCGGGAGAGCCTGCCGCGCCAGCGGAAAGCGGCCCAGGAGCGCGCGCAGGACCTCGACGGGTGGCTGTCCGCCCTGTCCAGGGACGAGTTGCTCGCCCTGCTGCGGGAACAGATCGACGACGACCGGCGGTTGCGGCGACACCTGGAACTGCGCGCCGCGAGCGCCCGCGGCGACCTCGCCGCGGTCCGGTCCCGTCTCCGCGATCTGCTCGACATCGGCCCCTTCGCTCAGTACGGCTACGTCGAGTACGCCGATGCCCGCGCATACGCCGACCAAGCGGGGCAGGCGGTGTCCGCGATCGGCGCGCTGACCGGCTCGGGCCGGGCCGCCGACGCGATCACCCTGGCGCGGGAGGCGATGCGGCTGCTGGCCGAGGCGGTGGAGAGCGTCGACGACTCCGACGGCCGGCTCGGGCAGATCGGCGCAGGCCTCGCCGACGCCCACCTCGACGCGTGCCGCGCGGCACGCCCCGACCCCGAGGAGCTCGCGCGCTGGCTGGTCGGCCATGCGCTCGGCGACATCGACGACGGCCTGACCGACCTCGATCCGCTCGATTACGACGATGTCCTCGGCGAAGAAGGCATGACCGTCCTGCGAAAGCTGGCCGCCGAGGCGTGGCGGCGCAACCGCCGCGGCTGGGCGGAGAAGCACCTGATGGAACGCCTGGCCAAGGCCGGAGGAAACGTCGACGCGGTGATCGCCGTGCACGCGGCCGACCTCGCACCGAACGGCCACACGCATCTGGTCATCGCCCGCGAGCTGGATGCCGCCCGGCGTTCCGACGATGCCCTGGACTGGGCAGAACGCGGTATCCGGGACGCCCGGGACCTCTCCACGGTGGACACCGCCCTGGTCGACTATCTCTGCGACCGCTATGCGCAGGCGGGCCGGATCGCCGACGCTGTCGTCGTGCGCCGTGACCACTTCGGTGCCCGCCGCTCTCTGCTCGCCTACCAGCAACTCCGCGCCGCCGCGCGGGCCGCGGACAGCTGGCCGGCCGAGCGTGAGGGAGCCCTCGCCCTGCTGCGCGCCGCCGCGGAGCGGCCGCAACAGAGCTGGTACGGCGGTCCCGTCCTGGTCGACGCATTGCTCGACGACAAGGACGTCGACGCCGCCTGGCAGGCCGCCACCGCCACCGGCGCCCATGACCGGCAGTGGCTCACGCTTGCCGATCAGGCGCGGGCCACCCGTCCCGCCGACGCGCTCAGCGTCTACCTGCGCCTGGCCGAGCCGTTGACCAAGGAGACCGGCAACACCGTCTACGAGCAGCTCGTCGGCCTACTACTCGGCATCCGCGACTGCCACCGCCGCCTGGGTACCGAGGACGAGTTCGCCCGGTACGTCACCGCCCTGCGCACCGCCCAGAAACGCAAGCGGAATCTGATGCGCCTGATGGACGAACATGGCCTGTGA
- a CDS encoding ATP-binding protein, which produces MPALHRFTEAIAAHAGVRPGAMRLDDWRDVLTAALEVVNRASGAPLIVIDELPYLMQHSPEIPGFLQLLYDQSQSGKAPGGRIVLCGSAMSVMSELLSGTKPLRGRAVLDLRLPAFDYRTARTHWGIEDPAVALQVDAVLGGAPGYRPLAAGPAPQSETELGPWVERTLLDPGRAPYSRVEAESCCARTLGSPTARCTTTSCPPSPGAPRPQRRSAPCWSAPAPPWSPRWRCSNPPATSARNRTCSRPGTRSSASRTR; this is translated from the coding sequence GTGCCCGCGCTGCACCGATTCACCGAGGCGATCGCCGCACACGCGGGAGTACGGCCCGGCGCGATGCGGCTGGACGACTGGCGGGACGTGCTCACCGCTGCGCTGGAGGTAGTGAACCGGGCCTCAGGGGCGCCACTGATCGTCATCGACGAGCTGCCGTATCTGATGCAGCACTCCCCGGAGATCCCCGGGTTCCTGCAACTGCTGTACGACCAGTCGCAGTCCGGCAAGGCACCCGGCGGCCGGATCGTACTGTGCGGCTCGGCGATGAGCGTGATGTCCGAGCTGCTGTCCGGCACCAAGCCACTGCGCGGCCGAGCCGTGCTGGACCTGCGCCTGCCGGCCTTCGACTACCGCACCGCCCGCACCCACTGGGGGATCGAGGATCCAGCGGTGGCACTGCAGGTCGACGCCGTGCTGGGCGGCGCCCCCGGCTACCGGCCGCTGGCCGCCGGGCCCGCGCCGCAGAGCGAGACGGAGCTCGGCCCCTGGGTGGAGCGCACCCTGCTGGACCCGGGGCGGGCCCCGTACTCGCGGGTGGAGGCGGAATCCTGCTGCGCGAGGACCCTCGGATCACCCACCGCACGCTGTACTACGACATCCTGTCCGCCGTCGCCCGGGGCGCCTCGACCCCAGCGAAGGTCGGCTCCATGCTGGAGCGCTCCCGCTCCGCCATGGTCGCCCCGCTGGAGGTGCTCGAATCCACCGGCTACCTCCGCAAGGAACAGGACCTGCTCAAGGCCCGGCACCCGGTCATCAGCGTCGCGGACCCGGTGA
- a CDS encoding AAA family ATPase produces the protein MTVFVDREESLARLESAATALAEGRSSVLFVEGDSGMGKSSLLSEFARRLGTSPDSQEQPCRVVLVRAAPGIGSRRPYGPVLDALHALDRPAQGRRRLAGFRRTAARGALAAAPDLLSAAVPGLGAVVAAGRVFAEATVATGSIPGDSLLPVESTVTRQLIDVLLQQARAGRPLLLMVDDIQLCDVSTLEFLHLLLPRIEGEPLGLVLGLGLYAAAEGNGRAVEQLLDAWQRDHAELVSRHVLPPLPAWAVRKLVDARLRSHPAPEDFAVRLTGATGGHPIFVEQCLRLWRPEDGVRVPLPGSLPAAVLDRFRQLDPAARELLVTGATMGEFFFSHTLAEVSGSPRIQVQDLLHRIEREHGLIRCRHRDEFPDWAAGLGTDWYDFEHRVLQRGIRGEQSEGARQQRHADIAEALPRLPGVDVGAAPLELRALIADHFLQAGPAYAAQTAAAHYGLARSVAVEDLSFAQAEQHCRTAIESARLMPAGRPERDRRLVEAIELLLSITEVRWKGGEGEQESMGIDALAAEAEQAAHRLGDQLLIARTTLLRGKTLLAVHGVQPSLAKLEEAVERARECGEAGRQALFVAMVEYGRQLPKRDLHAGLQVLLDAERLYASDPRLGEAGNPVLQHARNLNEMQIGVNLFDAGRLGEARQRLLRCTERLRGETLRAELPIALNYLAQLHLSTGSWEEAGTVLREALDFEEERGGDSGWHAYNNALLATLLTHDPARHGEAVERARNAWLETQRTWLVNLVPIVRNLYAEVLLATDHDTRLARQLCEDTLVDTRDSGMVRSEIAGYVLRSRIHLQDDEMDLAARDGRQALALLAEHGDMPALRTEEVLYHAARALRAEDSRNEARNLLDRARAEVLRKADSMDDPVLRTRFLTDVPLNRALLHDSGVDEGEAGAG, from the coding sequence GTGACTGTGTTCGTCGACCGGGAGGAGAGCCTGGCCAGGCTCGAGAGCGCGGCGACTGCTCTGGCGGAAGGGCGCTCGAGTGTGCTGTTCGTCGAGGGCGACTCGGGGATGGGTAAATCGTCCCTGTTGAGCGAGTTCGCCCGCCGCCTGGGCACCTCCCCCGATTCCCAGGAGCAGCCCTGCCGGGTGGTACTCGTGCGGGCCGCGCCCGGCATCGGTTCGCGGCGGCCGTACGGACCCGTCCTGGACGCTCTGCACGCACTGGACCGTCCCGCACAGGGCCGCAGGCGGCTGGCCGGCTTCCGGCGCACGGCGGCCCGCGGCGCGCTGGCGGCCGCCCCCGACCTGCTGTCCGCCGCGGTGCCGGGGCTCGGTGCGGTGGTCGCGGCCGGGCGGGTGTTCGCCGAGGCCACCGTAGCCACCGGGTCCATCCCGGGCGACAGTCTCCTGCCCGTGGAAAGCACCGTGACCCGGCAGCTGATCGACGTCCTGCTGCAGCAGGCGCGCGCGGGTCGGCCCTTGCTTCTGATGGTGGACGACATCCAGCTGTGCGATGTGTCGACCCTGGAGTTCCTGCACCTGTTGCTGCCCAGGATCGAGGGTGAACCGCTCGGTCTGGTTCTCGGGCTCGGCCTGTATGCCGCAGCCGAGGGTAACGGCAGGGCGGTGGAGCAGCTGCTGGACGCCTGGCAGCGGGATCACGCGGAACTCGTGTCCCGCCACGTGCTGCCGCCGCTGCCTGCCTGGGCTGTCAGGAAACTGGTCGATGCCAGGCTTCGGAGTCACCCTGCTCCCGAGGACTTCGCCGTCCGGTTGACCGGGGCGACGGGCGGCCATCCGATCTTCGTCGAGCAGTGCCTGAGGCTGTGGCGACCCGAAGACGGCGTCCGGGTGCCGCTGCCAGGGAGCCTTCCCGCCGCCGTGCTGGACCGTTTCCGGCAGCTGGACCCGGCTGCGCGCGAACTCCTTGTCACCGGTGCCACGATGGGCGAGTTTTTCTTCTCACACACACTCGCCGAGGTGTCCGGCTCGCCACGGATCCAGGTCCAGGACCTGCTGCACCGTATAGAGCGCGAACACGGCCTGATCCGCTGCCGGCACCGGGACGAGTTCCCCGACTGGGCAGCGGGTCTGGGGACCGACTGGTACGACTTCGAGCACCGGGTCCTGCAAAGGGGGATCCGCGGCGAACAGTCGGAAGGCGCCCGCCAGCAACGGCATGCGGACATCGCCGAAGCACTCCCACGCCTGCCGGGAGTCGACGTGGGCGCCGCTCCGCTCGAGTTGCGCGCGCTGATCGCCGATCACTTCCTGCAGGCCGGGCCCGCGTATGCCGCACAGACCGCCGCCGCCCACTACGGCCTGGCCCGTTCCGTGGCGGTGGAGGATCTCTCCTTCGCCCAGGCCGAACAGCACTGCCGGACGGCGATCGAGTCCGCCCGGCTGATGCCCGCCGGCCGTCCGGAGCGCGATCGCCGTCTGGTGGAGGCGATCGAGCTGTTGCTCAGCATCACTGAGGTGCGTTGGAAGGGAGGCGAGGGCGAGCAGGAGAGCATGGGAATCGACGCCTTGGCCGCCGAGGCGGAGCAGGCGGCACACCGCCTCGGGGACCAGCTGCTCATCGCCCGCACCACCCTGCTGCGTGGCAAGACACTGCTGGCCGTCCACGGCGTCCAACCCTCCCTCGCCAAGCTCGAAGAGGCGGTCGAACGCGCCCGGGAGTGTGGCGAGGCAGGCCGTCAGGCGCTCTTCGTGGCGATGGTCGAATACGGACGCCAGCTGCCCAAGCGCGATCTGCACGCAGGTCTGCAGGTGCTGCTGGACGCCGAGCGGCTGTACGCCTCAGACCCGCGCCTCGGCGAGGCGGGGAACCCCGTGCTGCAGCACGCCCGCAATCTCAACGAGATGCAGATCGGGGTCAACCTCTTCGACGCGGGCCGGCTCGGCGAAGCCCGGCAGAGACTGCTGCGCTGCACCGAGCGGCTGAGAGGTGAGACCCTCCGCGCCGAGCTGCCCATAGCGCTGAATTATCTCGCCCAGCTCCACCTGTCCACCGGCTCGTGGGAGGAAGCGGGCACGGTGCTGCGTGAGGCCCTGGACTTCGAGGAGGAGCGCGGTGGCGACAGTGGCTGGCACGCATACAACAACGCCCTCCTCGCCACGCTGCTCACTCATGATCCCGCTCGCCACGGCGAAGCGGTCGAGCGCGCGCGGAACGCCTGGCTGGAGACCCAGCGCACCTGGCTGGTCAACCTGGTGCCGATCGTGCGCAACCTGTACGCGGAGGTCCTCCTCGCGACCGACCACGACACGAGGCTCGCTCGGCAGCTGTGTGAGGACACCCTCGTCGACACCCGTGACAGTGGCATGGTGCGCAGCGAGATCGCCGGATATGTGCTGCGCAGCCGGATCCATCTGCAGGACGACGAGATGGATCTGGCCGCCCGCGACGGCCGCCAGGCGCTCGCCCTGCTCGCCGAGCACGGCGACATGCCTGCCCTGCGCACGGAAGAGGTCCTGTATCACGCGGCCCGGGCTCTGCGGGCCGAGGACAGCAGGAACGAGGCTCGCAACTTGCTGGACAGAGCCCGTGCCGAGGTATTGCGCAAGGCGGACAGCATGGATGACCCGGTCCTGCGGACGCGTTTCCTGACCGACGTGCCCCTGAACCGGGCTCTGCTTCACGACAGCGGCGTCGACGAGGGAGAGGCCGGGGCAGGCTGA
- a CDS encoding ATP-binding protein — protein MSAAPPVERALAPAAHPGTPARSHLARPEPPRTPPRSAALRLVGAEQGCCQARDFVRRTLGDWALDHCSADALMVVTELAANAVLHAAPHSAAHPSAAGEPEIWLKLSLRRPAHLVCAVTDPSDKPPVYPRTSDPLDEHGRGLRIIDALAEHWGWTRRQPLGKTVWAMLPTGRQA, from the coding sequence GTGAGCGCTGCGCCGCCTGTGGAGAGGGCCCTGGCCCCGGCAGCGCACCCCGGCACCCCGGCCCGCAGCCATCTCGCCAGGCCCGAGCCCCCGCGCACCCCGCCCCGCTCGGCGGCCCTGCGCCTCGTCGGCGCCGAACAGGGTTGCTGCCAGGCCCGCGACTTCGTCCGTCGCACCCTCGGTGACTGGGCCCTCGACCACTGCAGCGCCGACGCCCTCATGGTGGTCACCGAACTGGCCGCCAACGCCGTACTGCACGCCGCCCCGCACTCCGCGGCCCACCCCTCGGCCGCCGGCGAGCCCGAGATCTGGCTGAAGCTCAGTCTCCGCCGCCCCGCCCACCTGGTCTGCGCGGTCACCGACCCGAGCGACAAGCCGCCCGTGTACCCGCGCACCAGCGACCCCCTCGACGAACACGGGCGTGGGCTGCGCATCATCGACGCCCTGGCCGAACACTGGGGTTGGACCCGACGGCAGCCCCTCGGCAAGACGGTCTGGGCGATGCTCCCCACCGGCCGCCAGGCCTGA
- a CDS encoding DUF397 domain-containing protein: MPTAPNGVQASSLGVRWTKSRHSNAEGNCVEVAPLGDGSVAMRNSRDPDGPALVYTPAEIAAFLAGAKEGEFDHLV; encoded by the coding sequence GTGCCAACAGCACCGAACGGCGTGCAGGCAAGCTCGTTGGGCGTCCGCTGGACCAAGAGCCGGCACAGCAATGCCGAGGGCAACTGCGTCGAGGTGGCCCCCCTGGGCGACGGCAGCGTCGCGATGCGCAACTCCCGCGACCCCGACGGGCCGGCCCTCGTCTACACCCCGGCCGAGATCGCCGCCTTCCTGGCGGGCGCGAAGGAAGGAGAGTTCGACCACCTGGTCTGA
- a CDS encoding helix-turn-helix transcriptional regulator, which yields MSAESPRISRLEPYLNRSEPAPTLLKMLVGVQLAGIREDFGLSQDQAARAAGFSPAKLSRIEAGKGRRPPTEADVRTLLELYQAKEYESSVLLQLLRRAGEPGWWQRYDKRLMPEWFDRLVGLQEAATAIRTFELQYVPGLLQTEAYTQAVVERGLPSAPGREVQRRVELRMRRRELLQRPDAPQLWAIVDESVLLRMLGSREVMREQLEYLEEMARLPHVTLQIVPLDVTNASAPAIPVTYLRFGGIDLPDIVYLEHIKSAAFLEDQDETEEYRIVLDRLGDEALNPRESLERLRQTKARYAPAP from the coding sequence ATGTCCGCCGAGTCGCCTCGCATCTCCCGCCTCGAACCGTATCTGAACCGGTCCGAGCCCGCGCCGACCCTGCTGAAAATGCTGGTCGGCGTCCAACTGGCGGGTATCCGCGAGGACTTCGGGCTCTCCCAGGACCAGGCGGCACGCGCCGCCGGGTTCAGTCCGGCGAAGCTGTCGCGCATCGAGGCGGGCAAGGGCCGTCGGCCGCCCACGGAGGCCGATGTCCGTACGCTGCTGGAGCTGTACCAGGCCAAGGAGTACGAGTCCTCGGTGCTGCTGCAGTTGCTGCGGCGGGCCGGTGAGCCCGGGTGGTGGCAGCGCTATGACAAGCGGCTGATGCCGGAGTGGTTCGACCGGCTGGTCGGGTTGCAGGAGGCGGCGACCGCCATCCGTACCTTCGAGCTCCAGTACGTGCCGGGCCTGTTGCAGACCGAGGCCTACACCCAGGCCGTGGTGGAGCGCGGGCTGCCGTCGGCGCCGGGCCGTGAGGTGCAGCGGCGCGTGGAGCTGCGGATGCGGCGACGGGAGCTGCTGCAGCGGCCGGACGCGCCTCAGCTGTGGGCGATCGTGGACGAGTCGGTGCTGCTGCGGATGCTGGGCAGCCGCGAGGTGATGCGCGAGCAGCTCGAGTATCTGGAGGAGATGGCCCGGCTCCCCCATGTGACCCTGCAGATCGTGCCCTTGGACGTGACGAACGCCTCCGCGCCCGCCATTCCCGTCACCTATCTGCGCTTCGGCGGCATCGATCTGCCCGACATCGTCTATCTGGAGCACATCAAGAGCGCCGCCTTCCTGGAAGACCAGGACGAGACGGAGGAGTACCGGATCGTCCTGGACCGGCTGGGCGACGAGGCCCTCAACCCACGCGAGTCGCTGGAGCGGCTGCGTCAGACGAAGGCCCGGTACGCCCCTGCCCCTTAG
- a CDS encoding SAM-dependent methyltransferase, with the protein MEPGKPLSTSIDATIPTAARMYDYYLGGKDNYASDRAACEELDKVVPSTRALALNNRRFLQRVVGTLAQDYGIRQFLDHGSGLPTQNNVHQVAQAIDPSSRVVYVDNDPMVLVHGRALLEQNENTAVIHADMRDTDGIFSHPDTERLIDFSQPVAVLFNSVFHCIPDSDTDSPLAVARRVAARLVPGSYLVMCQLVSEDAEVREFVTNFMDQATQGHWGRVRQEKDVAELFEGLEILEPGLVEVSTWRPDTEVVPRQLTQEWIEFGGVGRLP; encoded by the coding sequence ATGGAGCCTGGAAAGCCGCTGTCCACGTCGATCGATGCCACGATTCCGACAGCCGCGCGCATGTACGACTACTACCTCGGCGGCAAGGACAATTACGCGTCCGACCGAGCCGCCTGCGAAGAGCTGGACAAGGTCGTCCCCAGCACCCGCGCCCTCGCGCTGAACAACCGGCGCTTCCTGCAGCGGGTGGTCGGGACGCTGGCCCAGGACTACGGCATCCGGCAGTTCCTCGACCACGGCTCCGGCCTGCCCACCCAGAACAACGTCCACCAGGTCGCGCAGGCCATCGACCCGTCCTCGCGCGTGGTGTACGTCGACAACGACCCGATGGTCCTGGTCCACGGCCGCGCCCTGCTGGAGCAGAACGAGAACACCGCCGTCATCCACGCCGACATGCGCGACACCGACGGCATCTTCTCCCACCCGGACACCGAGCGCCTGATCGACTTCTCGCAGCCGGTGGCCGTGCTGTTCAACTCGGTGTTCCACTGCATCCCGGACAGCGACACCGACAGCCCGCTCGCCGTGGCCCGCCGCGTGGCCGCACGACTCGTGCCCGGCAGCTACCTGGTGATGTGCCAGCTGGTCAGCGAGGACGCCGAGGTCCGCGAGTTCGTCACCAACTTCATGGACCAGGCGACCCAGGGCCACTGGGGCCGGGTGCGCCAGGAGAAGGACGTGGCGGAGCTGTTCGAGGGCCTGGAGATCCTGGAGCCGGGCCTGGTGGAGGTCTCCACCTGGCGCCCCGACACCGAGGTCGTACCGCGCCAGCTCACCCAGGAGTGGATCGAGTTCGGCGGCGTGGGCCGACTGCCGTAG